Proteins encoded in a region of the Salminus brasiliensis chromosome 2, fSalBra1.hap2, whole genome shotgun sequence genome:
- the LOC140550169 gene encoding achaete-scute homolog 4-like gives MIYVNCRNTPGLDNSDLPKMAADHSPGSYTRPLAFSLAMDHQCSPFRDTLNLPLHFEQTYLEPAYSHRYNGRFTYLPFPGHLAMYDYSFEPAFIRKRNERERQRVRCVNEGYARLREHLPQEFEDKRLSKVETLRAAISYIKHLQNLLELRLPEAIAKISSGSERGTVVSPQLSDCSSDGESKHSLSDHGEACY, from the exons ATGATTTACGTCAACTGCAGGAATACACCGGGCCTGGATAACAGCGATCTGCCAA AAATGGCTGCTGACCACTCGCCAGGCTCCTACACGCGCCCTTTAGCATTCAGCTTAGCGATGGACCACCAGTGCTCCCCGTTCAGAGACACTTTAAACCTACCTCTCCACTTCGAGCAGACGTACCTAGAGCCAGCCTACAGCCACAGGTACAACGGACGCTTCACCTACCTGCCCTTCCCCGGCCACCTGGCCATGTACGACTACTCCTTCGAGCCGGCCTTCATTCGCAAGCGCAATGAACGCGAGAGGCAGAGGGTGAGGTGTGTGAACGAGGGATATGCCAGACTCCGAGAGCACCTGCCCCAAGAGTTCGAGGATAAAAGACTCAGCAAGGTGGAGACGCTACGAGCCGCCATCAGCTACATCAAACACCTGCAGAACCTGCTGGAGCTCCGTTTGCCTGAAGCCATTGCGAAGATTTCATctgggagcgagagagggactGTGGTCAGCCCACAGCTTTCAGACTGCAGCAGTGATGGGGAGTCCAAACACAGCCTGAGTGACCATGGGGAAGCGTGCTACTGA